The Calliopsis andreniformis isolate RMS-2024a chromosome 5, iyCalAndr_principal, whole genome shotgun sequence nucleotide sequence TAAACTTCTTTCCATAGTCTGTCGACGTgttgttactattattcgtcatAGCAACCCGTGCTTAAGCGTTCTTCACACTAAATTAGTTCGAGGAGCGTATCGTCAAGAGGATCGATTAGGATGAGAAAAGGTTTCGATACATTTTACTAAATAAATTCAGTTTGAATGGAAGCATAAATTTAAGAAAATCAgtgatatctttattatatctcAATGtactaaaatacaacagtattacattaatatttttttgaatGCGCAACGAAAAAAATCGGTCGTACCTACGAACAGCTCTCATTAGAAATACAGTAAAGAACCATGTATTACTGAAAAACAGTGCATAAATTAATGTCAAACGGATAAAGAAGTACCCTACGTACACGTAGCGCCATCGAGCTGATAACAAAAACTACAGAACGTCATCGGTGCATCAACATGGTTACGAGTAGATGTTCCGACGCGATAACGAGACAGAAACGTTGAAGTGTAATATTGGTTGAATTACGAGGAAACTACAGAGTTGTGATACACAAATCGAACACAGGAACTGTAAATCAGTCCCGTGGAAAGTGTCGTTCGAATGTTGAGTCGAGGAGCATTCGATGCTCGTAATTCCGTGATAGCAAGATGTAGGTAAACCTGTGTATGGATTAATTGCCAGTGCCGCAAAATTGAGTGTTCTCGCTAATTGTAAGTCTATTCTCTGTTAAACTTTCATGCATACGTCACGCTAGATCATTATTATTCACACTTGTTACGAATTTTGTAGGTTATCTTACCGTACGAGTACAGTTTCACACATTTGCCGCTTGTCCACCTGTTATCAGTCACAGACCGACAAaacatgtatttttttgtaCACACGTATAGCTATGCATTCCTTACAGTTTTTATACCATATTATGTCTGAAATATTAGGCATAAGCTTGTATTTAAAGAAGGAACATTAAATTAGTAAAACCTTGAACACTTCTTTGTTATCtcctattttaatcctctgtttCCTGTGTCCATTTCTTCTGTGACTTTACCAGACACACTTGTATGATTTAAGCAATCATTGTGTAATTCATATTTCATACTTTTTGGTTTTTTAAAATCTTTCACTGTCGCAAGAACATTCAAATCAGAAAATGAGAACTATtggaattatatatttttttagacaTACTATAATTCAGTTTTTCCTGGCTTTTCATAATAGTCTTTAAACAACACTAATTGAAATATCCTTAATGTGCATTTTATGTATAATTTATGAGTCTCACTAATTGGGTCATTAATTTTTCAGTGATCAGATCTCTATCATGATGTTATAATCAAGAAAAagaaagctattagatgtaTCATGAGCTGCTCTGTAGAATTACGACAGCGCAGACAGCAGGGGATGGCAGAGGATCCCCATAAACTTGCAGCAATGATGAATAAATCTCAAAGACTTGTGCTGGGACTTTTGGTTTTATTGTTAGTTGACATAATTTGGGTTTCTAGTTCTGAACTTACTAAGGTAAGAATCGTTTCAACttatcattaaaaaatattatttatatttatgcaaTACTGTATTCATATTTACGTTATATTGTAGTACATTTACAGAGAAGCGGCATTTGAAAAACCATTCTTCAGTACATACGtaaaaacatcaatgttcacacTTTATTTACTCGGTTTGTGTTTCTGGCCGCCTTGGAGAGACCAGTGCAATAAACCAGCAACATACATGGTAAGTTTGAATAGAAATAATAACTtggaaaatttttttaattattcctttaatcACTTTATCACTTTTCCAGTTTATAGACCCTAATGTAGAAGATGATAATTTCTATTCAGAAGCTAACACTAGCTTGGTAAGCAGATATTACATATACAGCTAATTAGTTTAAACTACTAAAGAATAGGATTAATATTAGTAACACTGAAAACTTATACCATTGCAGAGTGATCCAACATTTGTCCCAATAAAAACACCAGATCACTGTGATCGTTCTTCAGGAACTGAAAGCGATGACTCGTCGATACGTTCTGTAAGATTTAGTAAATTAGCTGAGGTCAGACATATGTCAGAAAGTGATGCCACGGAAGCATTGTTGGCAAGACTTAGTTATCAAGCTAGCTTAAGAGCGGGAGAACACGCGAGGCGGCAAGCCAATAAATTTTCTGTTCAAAAAGTTGCTAAAATTGCACTGATGTTTTGTTTACTTGTAAGTAACAATTTAACAATTCGTAACAAATCGGTATATTTTAAAGTAAAgtaatttttttttacattgCAGTGGTTTATGGCAAATTATACTTATCAAATATCATTAGCGAAAACTGAAGCAGGAGTTGTAACAGTATTGTCATCAACTTCTAGTTTATTTACGTTATTCCTTGCTGCATTTTTTCCCAGTAATGGAGGAGATAAATTTACGTTGTCTAAGCTAGTTGCGGTTTCAGTCAGCATTCTTGGATTGGTATGCACAATCTCACTTTACAGCAAAGCTTAGAACACAAGAAGTGTAATTAATCTATCATACGAGAGCTCAATATATACATAAGATAATTTGCTTTTGTTCAATTTCCAGGTGTTAGTAGGTCTTTCAGATTTAACTATAGAAACTAGTAGGATACCAACAGGCATAATATTAGCGTTAGTCAGTGCATTTTTTTATGCAGCTTACATTGTATTCCTAAAAAGGAAAGTCGATCATGAAGATAAAATGGATATTCCGATGTTTTTTGGTTTCGTTGGGCTTTTCAATTTGACACTTTTATGGCCTTTATTCTTTATCCTTCACTATGGTCATTGGGAAGAGTTTGAATGGCCAGATACCCATCAGTGGACATTTTTAATCATTAATGGCCTGATTGGTACGGTTTTAAGTgaagtactttggctatggtacgtttttaaattcctttttatatatttgttagaaatatataattcattttttattattttgtatctACAGGGGTTGTTTTTTAACATCATCCCTTATAGCAACTTTGGCTGTTAGTTTAGTTATGCCAATGTCAATGATAGCCGATGTTTTACTAAAAAAGGTCGAATACCCCTGCATTTTCTATTTAGGAACTATTCCAATGCTTCTAGCATTTCTAACTGTATCGCTTGTATCCTACTACGATAACTGGGATCCGGTTATGGATTTAATTAAGAGAATTTACATTTGGACATGTAGAAAAAACAGATCAACAAGGTATTATTTGTTACAAATAAGAGATAGTAAAATAGATTCTGATTTGGTTATCGCTACTCAAAATAAACCCGATATTTTTCATTGTAGAATACCAGATTTCGAAGCAGAGCAAACGGAATCGCTCATAGGTATAAATAGTGGTGAACATGAAGCTTAATACGACAATAACGGAAGAAACTATGTAATAAATGTGTTTTACGTATTTCTACACCTAACATGCTTCGTCAAAAAGCATAAAACGTTATCAATGTACTATGTATATGTCTTCTTCATATAGACATCTCCTTCAATGAGAGGATTCTGTATATATTTTAAATTGAATGATCTGTGTATATTCACTTACAAAAGCATTTTCACGAAGATCACATAAGCAATGTTAAGCATTATAAAATAGTATTCATAGTTTTTTTACGATGCATATGTTAATGATTTGCCATAAAAATTAGATCTTATCTTTGTGCAGAACATTATTATACTATCAGACAATAACTGCGCATTCCTCGATACACATTATTTGAAATCAAAACTGATTCTAAAATTTCAGTTCATGTGTATCGAATCGTTAACAACAGTATATTGatggtttttaaaaaaattgtgatGAGTCAAATCCATCTTGATTATGTCAGTAAGGCTATCAAGAGTCACACCTAGCTTTTGTATTcattgtatatttttaaaatgtagTGTACGAACTGAAAGTTAATTGTGATGTTTTATGCAGTTTCATGTGTAGATTAGGATTCATTGAAGGCATTACGTTTTCATTGTATTCTTGTTCAATTACACACATTGCTGAACACTTGTACATTGAATCGTCTTGAATACGAAAGAATTATTGAAGAATGTAATTTGAAAAGCTCAGTGCTATGTATACTTTGGTTTCTCAATCTTCTCACAAGAGTCGCATATACCTCTTTCTAAAACAGAAAGTCTGAGAAACAAAAGAGTACTTACTTTTCACCTTGTTTTCGATAGCATTTCGGAATCAATAGTAACTATGTTATGATAATTGTTATTGTTTTGTCGAAAGTATTATTTTGATAATTATTTTGAGTATGATTAGTGATTCCGTAGTTATTTAGAAAGcgcttaaaaaaattaaaataattgtagAAGAGCTTAATTTACCATTTGTTATATATTTTAAAGAAGAAACAGTGTAGAACATATTGTTATGTAGAATTATTTGTTAAATATTATGTACTTATTTGTGGTATTCGAAATGGAGTATGCCCTAAGACAACATCAGTGAGATATTTGTGCAATTTTAATCATCTAAGACAAAAGCAGAAAGAAATATATTTAGATTTTGGACCAATTTCAAATTCAATAATACTATCATTGAAGGAAAAATTGAATGTTAATTGATACATTTTATGGCATACAACTTTTATATGAAAGTGATAACTGTATCATCTTTTGCAAGTCTAGTCAAAACGATTGTACTGATACATTCCTTTGTTAAAATAGATTTTACATACAGTATAATGTTGTAACCAatatatttattcataaaaGAAATCCACATCTACATACACATACATGTATAGTTTCTTACATTGATTATatgatttataaaaaatattgctaATTCTTTTAACTGAGAAGGCGCACAATTTTTTTATGTTGTAATAACAAAAAGAATAAAGAACCTTAAACATATGTTATGTTTATAATGTTTATATAGATCTGAAATTCGCACATGATAAAACTAACAAGTTTTTTAAGATACAATTACTACAATATATTACAACTAAAGTAATAAAATAAACTCACTACCTAAATGTAATAAAACTGGCTTAACATTGtgatataattataatggtgCGCAAATACACTACAATTTAGTGTAAAATAAATCAAACTATTAAAGTATGTATCTGATGTAGATCATAGTTAACTGTTCCTGCATCTACTACaaatgtatatttgttgtacatacaatattttaaaattaagattacgattatatacatattatataaatacatatgtcATTAATAAAACAAAGTGAGTGATCATATTAAACCTTAAATCATTTTGTAAttcttattaaaaattaaaagattTATTCGTTTCATCGCGATCGTTTCATCAGTTATACATAAAGTAGAACATCTGAGTtcagaaaaataagaataatactGTTTGAAGTATGGAACTATTACTCTATGAAACATGAAATTAACGTTGAACCTGTAcagtttttgtattttttctaaGATTAATTATTTATACAGTTAATCCAGTAActatttttacaaatatttaaaaaaaaaagacaaaattTGGAAATGATTGATTGTTTTAACATGGCATACCAAGATAATTCAAATGCTCTTCACTTGAACATAAAAGGTAGAGATTATTTGAAAtacctttttttaaataataatgtaATATTTAAGGGAGTTAATATTGTTTTAGTAAACACTGAAAACTTGATGC carries:
- the LOC143179478 gene encoding solute carrier family 35 member F5, encoding MSCSVELRQRRQQGMAEDPHKLAAMMNKSQRLVLGLLVLLLVDIIWVSSSELTKYIYREAAFEKPFFSTYVKTSMFTLYLLGLCFWPPWRDQCNKPATYMFIDPNVEDDNFYSEANTSLSDPTFVPIKTPDHCDRSSGTESDDSSIRSVRFSKLAEVRHMSESDATEALLARLSYQASLRAGEHARRQANKFSVQKVAKIALMFCLLWFMANYTYQISLAKTEAGVVTVLSSTSSLFTLFLAAFFPSNGGDKFTLSKLVAVSVSILGLVLVGLSDLTIETSRIPTGIILALVSAFFYAAYIVFLKRKVDHEDKMDIPMFFGFVGLFNLTLLWPLFFILHYGHWEEFEWPDTHQWTFLIINGLIGTVLSEVLWLWGCFLTSSLIATLAVSLVMPMSMIADVLLKKVEYPCIFYLGTIPMLLAFLTVSLVSYYDNWDPVMDLIKRIYIWTCRKNRSTRIPDFEAEQTESLIGINSGEHEA